A genomic stretch from Desulfotignum balticum DSM 7044 includes:
- the lspA gene encoding signal peptidase II — protein sequence MGKRELIRLTLVSGVVVLVDQITKKLIMVHLALHEAIGVIDNFFNITHVLNPGGAFGFFATQSQLVRNLVFLVLSSCVAVFVCWFYSQVAKTHVFLSWGLALIFGGAIGNLIDRFRYGYVVDFLDFYVGTAHWPAFNVADSAISIGMVILIYHVIFKKMPEM from the coding sequence GTGGGAAAAAGAGAACTCATACGTCTGACCCTGGTGAGCGGGGTTGTGGTTCTGGTGGACCAGATCACCAAAAAACTGATCATGGTCCACCTGGCCTTGCATGAAGCCATTGGGGTGATTGACAATTTTTTCAATATCACCCATGTGCTGAACCCGGGCGGGGCGTTCGGTTTTTTTGCCACCCAGTCCCAGCTGGTGCGCAACCTGGTTTTTCTGGTATTATCCTCCTGCGTGGCCGTGTTTGTCTGCTGGTTCTACAGCCAGGTGGCCAAAACCCATGTGTTTTTGTCCTGGGGGTTGGCCCTGATTTTCGGCGGGGCCATCGGCAATCTCATCGACCGGTTCCGGTATGGCTATGTGGTGGATTTTCTGGATTTTTATGTGGGCACGGCCCACTGGCCCGCGTTCAATGTGGCGGATTCCGCCATCAGTATCGGCATGGTGATTCTGATTTATCATGTGATATTTAAAAAAATGCCGGAGATGTAA
- the ileS gene encoding isoleucine--tRNA ligase translates to MDYKKTLNLPSTQFAMKANLPQREPEQLKQWDEKKIYDKLREQAKDRPLFILHDGPPYANGHLHMGHAINKILKDIIVRSRQMAGFNAPYVPGWDCHGLPIEHNVDKQLGSKKKQMTPVQVRQACRKYAAKFVDIQRDEFKRFGVAGQWETPYLTMNSAYEARIAKECGEFALAGDMFLGKKPIYWCCSCQTALAEAEIEYHDHTSPSIHVKFALKDDLSDLIPDIKDTPVSMVIWTTTPWTIPANLGVCIHPRFEYVAVKTRDHGVLIMAKALVETVMQTFGMDDYQVVAKLNPLDLENKKCLHPIYDTDSLIILGDHVTLDAGTGCVHTAPGHGADDHVVGKKYGLDCYSPVEDNGVFSSDVPLFAGEFIFKANTHINEVLEEKGALLKNRQLSHSYPHCWRCKNPVIYRATPQWFISMDKLGLRQKTLEQINHVQWIPSWGKERIYAMIENRPDWCLSRQRSWGVPIPVFHCSECKEVYVTRESVDKIHALFSEHSSDIWFEKEAAELMPDHAVCAKCGSKHFTKDHNILDVWFDSGVSHAAVLTEFPGLRRPADMYLEGSDQHRGWFHSSLLTAVGRTGKAPYKTVLTHGFVVDEKGHKMSKSVGNVVAPESVIKQYGADVLRLWAASADYRGDVSISNNIIKQLSDAYRRIRNTCRFMLGNFSDFDVTKDARPVADMGELDRFILHRLYQVTKKAVNAYDTYEFHTIYHALHNFCVVDLSAFYLDIIKDRLYTSPPASPERRDAQTVMATILDTLVRIMAPVLPFTAEEIYAHMPPGKDKKESVHMASMAVADPQWQNKDLSDKWTWILSLRSEVTKALEAARKDKLIGHPLDAAVEIKLPKTVLKGFVQDLDMPLADIFIVSAAALNDTLDSDAFQSKEIAGLEIAVKKAAGDKCERCWRFSRTIGQDEQYPEACDRCASALNQIL, encoded by the coding sequence ATGGATTATAAAAAAACGCTCAACCTGCCTTCAACCCAATTTGCCATGAAGGCCAACCTGCCCCAGCGGGAACCGGAACAGCTCAAACAGTGGGATGAAAAAAAGATCTATGATAAACTGCGGGAACAGGCCAAGGACCGGCCTTTGTTCATACTCCATGACGGCCCTCCCTATGCCAATGGTCATCTTCACATGGGCCATGCCATTAACAAGATTTTAAAGGACATTATTGTGAGATCCCGGCAGATGGCCGGGTTCAACGCGCCGTATGTGCCGGGGTGGGACTGCCACGGGCTGCCCATTGAGCACAATGTGGACAAGCAGCTGGGATCAAAGAAAAAACAGATGACCCCGGTTCAGGTCCGGCAGGCGTGCCGGAAATATGCCGCCAAATTTGTGGATATCCAGAGAGACGAATTCAAGCGGTTCGGCGTGGCCGGGCAGTGGGAAACCCCTTATCTGACCATGAATTCCGCGTATGAGGCCAGAATCGCCAAAGAGTGCGGCGAGTTTGCCCTGGCAGGGGACATGTTTCTGGGCAAAAAGCCCATTTACTGGTGCTGCTCGTGCCAGACCGCCCTGGCGGAGGCCGAAATCGAATACCATGATCATACCTCGCCGTCCATTCATGTGAAATTTGCCCTAAAAGACGATCTGTCGGACCTGATCCCGGATATCAAGGATACGCCCGTGTCCATGGTGATCTGGACCACCACACCCTGGACCATTCCCGCCAATTTGGGGGTGTGCATCCATCCCCGGTTTGAGTATGTGGCGGTCAAAACCCGGGACCATGGGGTGCTGATTATGGCCAAGGCTTTGGTGGAAACGGTGATGCAGACTTTCGGCATGGATGATTACCAGGTGGTGGCAAAATTGAATCCCCTGGATCTGGAAAACAAAAAATGCCTGCACCCCATTTACGACACCGATTCTCTGATCATTTTAGGGGACCATGTCACCCTGGATGCCGGCACGGGGTGTGTGCACACTGCACCGGGCCACGGGGCTGACGACCATGTGGTGGGCAAAAAATACGGGCTGGACTGCTATTCTCCCGTGGAAGACAATGGCGTTTTTTCATCTGACGTGCCTTTGTTTGCCGGAGAATTCATTTTCAAGGCCAACACCCACATCAACGAAGTGCTGGAAGAAAAAGGGGCGTTGCTGAAAAACAGGCAATTGTCGCATTCCTATCCCCATTGCTGGCGGTGCAAAAACCCGGTGATCTATCGGGCCACGCCCCAGTGGTTCATTTCCATGGACAAGCTGGGGCTGCGGCAGAAAACCCTGGAACAGATCAACCATGTGCAGTGGATTCCGTCCTGGGGAAAAGAACGCATCTATGCCATGATCGAGAACCGGCCGGACTGGTGCCTGTCCCGGCAGCGGTCCTGGGGGGTGCCCATCCCCGTGTTTCATTGCAGCGAGTGCAAGGAGGTCTATGTGACCCGGGAATCCGTGGACAAGATCCATGCCCTTTTTTCTGAGCATTCATCCGACATCTGGTTTGAAAAAGAAGCAGCCGAGCTCATGCCCGACCATGCCGTGTGCGCCAAATGCGGCAGCAAACATTTTACCAAGGACCATAATATTCTGGATGTGTGGTTTGACTCCGGGGTCAGCCATGCGGCCGTGCTCACGGAATTTCCCGGTCTGCGGCGGCCGGCTGACATGTACCTGGAAGGATCGGACCAGCACAGAGGATGGTTTCACTCATCATTGCTGACGGCCGTGGGCCGCACGGGCAAAGCCCCGTACAAGACGGTGCTCACCCATGGGTTTGTGGTGGATGAAAAAGGCCATAAAATGTCCAAATCCGTGGGCAATGTGGTGGCACCGGAATCAGTGATCAAGCAGTACGGGGCGGATGTACTCCGGTTGTGGGCCGCGTCTGCTGATTACCGGGGGGATGTGAGCATCTCCAACAACATCATCAAGCAGCTGTCTGATGCCTACCGCCGGATCCGCAACACCTGCCGGTTCATGCTGGGCAATTTTTCAGATTTTGATGTCACAAAGGATGCCAGACCTGTTGCGGATATGGGGGAACTGGACCGGTTTATCCTGCACCGGCTGTATCAGGTGACCAAAAAAGCCGTGAACGCTTACGACACCTATGAATTTCATACCATTTACCATGCACTGCACAATTTCTGTGTGGTGGATCTGTCCGCATTCTATCTGGATATCATCAAGGACCGGCTGTATACCTCTCCGCCGGCAAGCCCGGAACGACGGGATGCCCAGACGGTCATGGCGACTATCCTGGATACCCTGGTCAGGATCATGGCCCCGGTGCTGCCGTTTACCGCGGAAGAGATCTATGCCCATATGCCGCCGGGCAAAGACAAAAAAGAAAGCGTGCACATGGCATCCATGGCTGTGGCGGATCCGCAATGGCAGAACAAAGATCTGTCTGACAAATGGACCTGGATTCTGTCTTTGCGCTCGGAAGTGACCAAAGCCCTGGAAGCGGCCCGGAAAGACAAGCTTATCGGTCATCCTCTGGATGCGGCCGTGGAGATCAAACTGCCGAAAACAGTACTCAAGGGATTTGTTCAGGATCTGGATATGCCGCTGGCTGATATTTTTATCGTGTCTGCAGCCGCATTAAATGACACACTGGATTCAGACGCGTTTCAAAGCAAGGAGATTGCCGGACTGGAAATTGCCGTGAAAAAAGCAGCCGGAGACAAATGCGAACGCTGCTGGCGTTTCAGCCGGACCATCGGGCAGGATGAGCAATATCCTGAAGCCTGTGACCGGTGTGCCTCTGCGTTGAACCAGATTCTGTAA
- the mntA gene encoding type VII toxin-antitoxin system MntA family adenylyltransferase antitoxin, with the protein MIPTLKKIFEDQGGQILFAYLFGSHARGDATADSDIDIAIFLDPQLQMEFFDIKTALYLEISRSLKMNDIDIVVLNRCKNIILLDRITRHGQVIYESNQDARLDFEQKVLHTAIDFKYQRKRVMGV; encoded by the coding sequence ATGATCCCAACCCTGAAAAAGATTTTTGAAGATCAAGGCGGACAGATTTTGTTCGCCTATCTGTTCGGCTCCCATGCCCGGGGGGATGCCACTGCTGACAGCGACATCGATATTGCCATCTTCCTTGATCCACAGCTTCAAATGGAATTTTTTGATATCAAAACCGCGCTATATCTTGAGATCAGCCGGTCGCTGAAAATGAATGACATAGATATTGTTGTCTTGAATCGTTGTAAAAACATCATACTGCTCGATCGAATCACCCGCCATGGCCAAGTGATTTACGAATCAAATCAGGATGCAAGGCTGGACTTTGAGCAAAAAGTGCTTCACACAGCCATTGATTTTAAATACCAGAGAAAAAGAGTCATGGGGGTTTAA
- the hepT gene encoding type VII toxin-antitoxin system HepT family RNase toxin, producing the protein MERIHQKIGRINEYIRILEKMQPDCISKFDKDPIYRGAMLHYLYLVVDSCIVLAEMTIKKKNLRPPQSYAESFDILGESGILDPEFAYDFSKIAGFRNFLSHDYEAVDSRIICNQILAKIGDIRKFIDQITLITNC; encoded by the coding sequence ATGGAAAGAATCCACCAGAAAATCGGCCGTATCAATGAGTATATTCGCATTCTGGAAAAAATGCAGCCGGACTGTATTTCCAAATTTGACAAAGATCCGATATATCGAGGCGCTATGCTGCATTATCTGTATCTGGTTGTTGATTCCTGTATTGTGCTTGCTGAAATGACCATAAAAAAAAAGAATCTGAGGCCACCCCAGTCCTATGCTGAATCCTTTGATATCTTAGGTGAAAGCGGTATTTTGGACCCCGAGTTTGCATATGATTTTTCAAAAATAGCCGGTTTCAGAAATTTTTTATCCCATGATTATGAGGCCGTTGATTCGAGAATCATCTGCAATCAAATCCTTGCAAAAATCGGTGATATCAGAAAATTCATCGATCAAATTACCCTAATCACCAATTGCTAA
- a CDS encoding MBL fold metallo-hydrolase: protein MQSKLETGATSKNGSIAILVDCGIAQGHDPLVPFDRFPVPPAEIDFLFLTHAHIDHCRIRFS, encoded by the coding sequence TTGCAGTCGAAGCTAGAGACAGGCGCAACAAGCAAAAACGGCAGCATCGCCATCCTGGTGGACTGCGGCATTGCCCAGGGCCATGATCCGCTGGTGCCCTTCGACCGGTTCCCGGTGCCGCCGGCAGAGATCGACTTTTTGTTCCTCACCCATGCCCACATCGATCATTGCCGGATCCGGTTTTCATAA
- a CDS encoding UPF0175 family protein yields the protein MKTKTISFELPLGVFSALRKTPEELKNDIRIVAAVKWYEMGQISQEKASEIAGLCREDFLMELARFNVSPFQYTADEVLKEAGYE from the coding sequence ATGAAAACAAAAACCATATCTTTTGAATTACCTTTAGGCGTTTTTTCAGCTCTTCGCAAGACACCTGAAGAATTAAAAAATGACATACGGATTGTGGCGGCCGTCAAATGGTATGAAATGGGTCAAATATCTCAGGAAAAAGCATCGGAAATAGCCGGATTGTGCCGGGAGGATTTTTTGATGGAACTGGCCAGGTTTAACGTGTCCCCGTTTCAATACACTGCCGATGAAGTATTGAAAGAAGCCGGTTATGAATAG
- a CDS encoding DUF3368 domain-containing protein — protein sequence MNSVFILNASPIILLGKAGLLCTISPLADLWIVPDGVISEIESKKPIAQYLEELGSAAEVTKESVQNIHPLIASWDLGKGESEVLSLAMQKGTNVTAVLDDLQARKCAKLLDIGLIGSVGLLTMAKRVGLVKAVKPEINKLIDVGIRIDYRLLAEIYSKIGE from the coding sequence ATGAATAGTGTCTTCATATTAAATGCGTCTCCGATTATTCTGCTTGGAAAAGCCGGTTTATTGTGCACAATATCACCCTTGGCTGATTTGTGGATAGTGCCGGATGGTGTGATTTCAGAAATTGAATCCAAAAAACCCATTGCACAATATTTGGAAGAATTAGGATCTGCTGCTGAAGTAACCAAAGAATCGGTTCAAAACATTCATCCCCTGATTGCATCATGGGATCTTGGAAAAGGCGAGAGTGAAGTTTTGAGTCTTGCAATGCAAAAAGGTACGAATGTGACGGCTGTCCTGGATGACCTTCAAGCCAGAAAATGTGCGAAACTTCTCGATATTGGATTAATCGGATCTGTAGGGCTTCTTACCATGGCAAAGCGGGTCGGCCTCGTAAAAGCTGTCAAGCCGGAAATTAACAAGCTGATAGACGTTGGTATTCGTATTGATTACCGATTACTGGCAGAAATATATTCAAAAATTGGAGAATAA
- the tumA gene encoding antitoxin TumA: MRKQRIEYDSSVDALVAIAKHLSSYESQYKMTSEEFFNSFIKGQLEDSEDYIEWANNYKHYVMIRRDIEDQLHNVA; the protein is encoded by the coding sequence ATGAGAAAACAGAGAATTGAGTATGATTCATCCGTAGATGCTCTTGTTGCTATAGCAAAGCACCTCAGCAGTTATGAGTCACAATATAAAATGACATCAGAAGAATTCTTTAATAGCTTTATAAAAGGGCAATTGGAAGACTCTGAAGATTACATCGAATGGGCCAATAATTACAAACATTATGTTATGATCAGACGTGACATAGAGGATCAGTTACATAATGTTGCATGA
- the tumE gene encoding toxin TumE → MLHDLLSEHLSAVEAVVRKLKEVYVERYEEEILTDNRVNLRIRVRFKSGYLLELNEANMVEESAIIRLYYRYHFQDEKNRLVFRYDNAPHFPGLVNFPHHKHLSDKVIDTLVEPSILNAIEEANDIDSSDRN, encoded by the coding sequence ATGTTGCATGATTTATTATCGGAACACCTGAGTGCAGTTGAAGCTGTTGTTCGGAAGCTGAAAGAAGTTTATGTAGAACGTTATGAAGAGGAAATCCTAACAGATAATCGCGTTAACTTGCGTATCAGAGTTCGTTTCAAGAGTGGATATCTGCTGGAATTAAATGAGGCAAATATGGTTGAAGAATCTGCCATTATACGCCTGTATTATCGATATCATTTTCAAGATGAGAAAAACCGCCTTGTTTTTCGATATGACAATGCGCCACATTTCCCAGGTCTTGTGAATTTTCCGCATCATAAACATCTTTCGGATAAAGTGATTGATACTTTAGTAGAGCCCTCAATACTAAACGCAATTGAGGAAGCAAACGATATTGACTCTTCCGATCGCAATTGA
- a CDS encoding glycosyltransferase family 2 protein: MYKDKKICVVVPAYNEGSQIAGVIETMPEYVDAVVVVDDASIDDTVRVVKECRQGRADLVLIEHEKNQGCGGAVISGYAWAAERDFDVVVRMDGDGQMNPDDLTSLIDPVATGAVDFAKGNRFFSGKAYEVMPKLRYLGTAFLSLLTKIVSGYWHLSDFQSGYVAIGRKALDTVDWQQMYTRYGQPNDQLILLNVYNFKVKDVPVDPVYHVGEVSGIKIKKVIFTLGWLLVKRFFWRLKEKYIIRDFHPLVFFYALGLSLGGFSLLLFLRVFFVWFTSGHIPTINAFAAFSSFIASAQFTLFAMWFDMEANKHLRPGDPDA; the protein is encoded by the coding sequence TTGTACAAAGACAAGAAGATCTGCGTGGTGGTGCCTGCCTATAACGAGGGATCTCAGATTGCCGGGGTCATCGAGACCATGCCTGAGTATGTGGATGCGGTGGTGGTGGTGGATGATGCCAGTATAGATGACACGGTCCGGGTGGTCAAGGAATGCCGGCAGGGCAGGGCAGATCTGGTTCTGATCGAACATGAAAAGAATCAGGGATGCGGCGGTGCAGTGATCAGCGGATATGCGTGGGCTGCGGAACGGGATTTTGATGTGGTGGTACGCATGGATGGAGACGGGCAGATGAATCCGGATGATCTGACCTCCCTGATCGACCCGGTGGCAACGGGTGCCGTGGATTTTGCCAAAGGGAACCGGTTTTTTTCCGGCAAGGCGTATGAAGTGATGCCCAAATTGCGGTATCTGGGGACGGCATTTCTGTCTTTGCTCACCAAGATTGTTTCCGGATACTGGCATTTGTCGGATTTTCAGTCCGGGTATGTGGCTATCGGCAGAAAAGCCCTTGACACGGTTGACTGGCAGCAGATGTATACAAGATATGGCCAGCCCAATGACCAGTTGATTTTATTGAATGTGTACAATTTCAAGGTTAAGGATGTGCCCGTGGACCCGGTGTATCATGTGGGGGAGGTCTCGGGCATCAAGATCAAAAAAGTGATCTTTACCCTGGGGTGGCTGCTGGTGAAACGGTTTTTCTGGCGGCTCAAGGAAAAATACATTATCAGGGATTTTCATCCCCTGGTGTTTTTCTATGCCCTGGGGCTGTCCCTGGGCGGATTTTCGTTACTGTTGTTTCTGCGGGTGTTCTTTGTGTGGTTTACAAGCGGTCATATCCCTACCATCAATGCCTTTGCCGCGTTTTCATCTTTTATAGCCTCAGCCCAGTTCACCTTGTTTGCCATGTGGTTTGACATGGAGGCGAACAAGCATCTGAGGCCGGGTGATCCGGATGCATGA
- a CDS encoding glycosyltransferase yields the protein MEKKGVSLIIPTLREAQNLKKLIPILDRVLGQNGLHFEILVVDDDSADGTIEIIEELAETIPVSLYVRRDMQGLSSAVLHGFRQARFPVLVVMDADLSHAPEDVPRLIAPILKQEVDFVLGSRYIKGGKISRNWGLFRYLNTYIATWLAHPLVKVKDPMSGFFALKQELLEDADFFNPLGYKIGLELIVKTRPKRIKEIPIFFGMREACESKLTFQQQLLYLAHLKRLYEYKWYFQVQFLLFCAVGGLGTIVDFSAMFIFHGLMGMNFEIARFPSFLVAATSNFQLNRMITFSDSTRQKWIRQWLGFVTVSALGFLGNFFVSTHLFNSHLFFQRHYFIPVFAGSIAGAFVNFTLSKIAVFDSSTIYGLTPGVKPFVFEKNIRQNKRGRASDKAVIHEHTEK from the coding sequence ATGGAAAAAAAAGGTGTTTCACTGATCATTCCCACACTCAGGGAGGCTCAGAATCTTAAAAAACTGATCCCCATACTTGACCGGGTTCTTGGGCAAAATGGGCTGCATTTTGAAATACTGGTGGTGGATGATGACAGTGCAGACGGCACCATTGAAATCATCGAAGAACTGGCGGAAACCATTCCGGTCTCCCTTTATGTCCGCAGAGATATGCAGGGTCTGAGCTCGGCGGTATTACACGGTTTCAGGCAGGCCCGATTTCCTGTTCTTGTTGTGATGGACGCCGATTTAAGTCACGCCCCAGAAGATGTTCCCCGCCTGATTGCCCCTATTTTGAAACAGGAAGTGGATTTTGTGCTTGGCTCCCGCTATATCAAAGGCGGAAAAATAAGCCGGAACTGGGGACTTTTCCGCTACCTGAACACCTACATTGCAACCTGGCTGGCTCACCCTCTTGTAAAAGTCAAAGACCCCATGTCCGGTTTTTTTGCCCTGAAACAAGAGCTTCTCGAAGATGCGGATTTCTTCAATCCATTAGGCTATAAAATCGGCCTTGAACTCATTGTAAAAACCCGTCCAAAACGAATCAAAGAAATACCCATATTTTTTGGCATGAGGGAGGCCTGTGAATCAAAACTCACTTTTCAGCAACAACTTCTTTATCTTGCCCATCTCAAACGGCTTTATGAATACAAATGGTATTTTCAGGTGCAGTTTTTATTATTCTGTGCTGTGGGGGGATTGGGTACCATTGTTGATTTTTCTGCCATGTTTATTTTTCATGGGCTGATGGGAATGAATTTTGAAATTGCCCGTTTTCCCTCTTTTCTGGTGGCTGCCACCAGCAACTTTCAACTCAACAGAATGATCACCTTTTCAGATTCCACCCGGCAAAAATGGATCAGACAGTGGCTAGGCTTTGTCACCGTCAGCGCATTGGGTTTTCTGGGTAATTTTTTCGTTTCCACCCATCTGTTCAACAGCCATCTCTTTTTTCAACGCCATTATTTCATTCCTGTTTTTGCCGGCAGCATTGCCGGCGCATTTGTGAATTTCACCTTGAGCAAGATAGCTGTTTTTGATTCCTCGACCATCTATGGCCTCACACCGGGTGTCAAGCCGTTTGTTTTTGAAAAAAACATCAGACAGAATAAAAGAGGCCGTGCCTCTGACAAGGCAGTTATCCATGAACATACTGAAAAATAG
- a CDS encoding protein O-mannosyl-transferase family, whose amino-acid sequence MNILKNRTFRDIGLFLPLALCYFAGLPTSLPDFDAGEFALLAMKGGIAHPPGYPLLTLVLRSVVMIFQKLVPLIPLLACVSIFFTVAAAIITHKIARAYTGNETASLFGVYLIFLTGIIWRSATAIEPFALNLFLSAFCLYALYHALESNEDRQIKKWFMLTGLTFGLSFCNHHSMAFLLPSAILTWVFITTSRLTALKWFSLGSLLGLLPLVSFFFNTANPIYVWGDWNVPMERLLTHLLRHEYGTFTLFAGATGHFFNGIKHFFITLPATFSFILIVPAIVGVFIPFFTQREEVCPVVQKNRFMIVVITAFIFTGPVFLSFFNLPRTDWAYFMGERFFALPILFLALPSAVFMAMLQNNLSKTILVLLMGVSLSLHILNQWPAAERKSATFYEAHIRNILEIVEDNAVVVTTSDLDYYGLLYGIHLVKPEKKNVLIVQEGLWHLDWYRKDNISQAFPDFDRYNLSIDHYFFLLLKKRPVYLIRTPKKDEPNAKFLPLSYPVGPFIKLVSSQDLLLPALKLFQLNEHLLLNKMELPTAFTREKGNLWEQSMLTYYLRTWDYLAAIMSDKGHSKLEEACKKYGQLYQTGSLD is encoded by the coding sequence ATGAACATACTGAAAAATAGAACGTTCCGGGATATCGGACTTTTTCTTCCCCTTGCCCTTTGCTATTTTGCCGGTCTTCCCACCTCTCTTCCTGATTTTGATGCCGGAGAATTTGCCCTTCTCGCCATGAAGGGGGGCATTGCCCACCCGCCGGGGTATCCCCTTCTTACGCTTGTTTTACGTTCAGTAGTAATGATATTCCAAAAACTTGTCCCTCTGATCCCCCTTCTTGCCTGTGTATCAATCTTTTTCACCGTGGCTGCCGCCATCATCACCCATAAGATTGCCCGTGCTTACACCGGAAATGAAACAGCCTCCCTGTTCGGCGTTTATCTGATTTTTCTGACGGGAATCATCTGGAGATCCGCCACAGCCATTGAACCCTTTGCCTTGAACCTCTTTCTCTCCGCTTTCTGTCTGTACGCTCTGTATCACGCATTAGAAAGCAACGAAGATCGCCAGATTAAAAAATGGTTCATGCTCACGGGTTTGACTTTTGGGCTCAGCTTTTGCAATCATCACTCAATGGCCTTTCTTCTGCCCTCTGCCATCCTAACCTGGGTATTTATCACCACAAGCCGGCTGACTGCCTTGAAATGGTTTTCTCTGGGATCCCTCCTGGGTCTGCTTCCCCTTGTTTCATTTTTTTTCAATACAGCCAATCCAATCTATGTCTGGGGGGATTGGAACGTTCCCATGGAAAGACTGTTGACGCACCTGCTGAGACATGAGTATGGGACTTTCACTCTCTTTGCCGGAGCGACCGGTCATTTTTTCAATGGCATCAAACATTTTTTCATCACCCTGCCCGCCACTTTTTCTTTTATATTGATTGTACCGGCAATTGTGGGCGTTTTTATCCCTTTTTTCACCCAAAGAGAAGAGGTATGTCCTGTTGTCCAAAAAAACCGCTTCATGATTGTCGTCATCACTGCATTTATATTCACCGGCCCTGTTTTCCTCTCATTTTTCAACCTGCCCCGAACCGACTGGGCATATTTTATGGGGGAACGGTTCTTTGCCCTGCCAATTTTATTTCTGGCCCTGCCCTCCGCCGTTTTCATGGCCATGCTGCAAAACAACCTGTCAAAAACCATTCTCGTCCTTTTGATGGGGGTGTCTCTGTCTCTCCATATCCTGAATCAATGGCCGGCTGCTGAGCGGAAAAGTGCCACGTTTTATGAAGCCCATATCAGAAACATTCTTGAAATTGTTGAAGACAATGCTGTGGTGGTGACCACCAGCGATCTTGATTATTATGGACTTCTTTATGGTATTCATCTGGTGAAACCTGAAAAGAAAAATGTTCTCATTGTCCAGGAAGGTCTCTGGCATCTGGACTGGTATCGAAAAGACAATATTTCACAAGCGTTTCCAGATTTTGACCGATATAATCTATCTATTGATCACTATTTTTTTCTTTTGTTAAAAAAAAGACCGGTCTATCTCATAAGAACACCGAAAAAAGATGAACCCAATGCCAAATTTCTTCCGCTTTCCTATCCAGTGGGACCTTTTATCAAACTGGTCTCTTCCCAAGACCTTCTGTTGCCTGCATTGAAACTGTTTCAGCTCAATGAACACCTTCTTTTGAACAAAATGGAGCTGCCAACAGCGTTTACACGAGAAAAGGGGAACCTCTGGGAACAGTCCATGTTGACATATTATCTGAGAACTTGGGATTACCTTGCAGCGATCATGAGCGACAAAGGGCACTCAAAACTTGAAGAAGCCTGTAAAAAATATGGTCAATTGTATCAAACAGGATCTCTGGACTGA
- a CDS encoding GntR family transcriptional regulator, producing the protein MNNTLFSGIIQSKLKIKLLLRFFMNPDTRTYLRQLSDEFNVSSNAVRSELNHLSGSDLITAEKQGRKIWYKANPKHPLFPELGSMAKKVLGVDQVIDSIITRLGNLEQAYLLDDYAAGKDTGIIDLLLVGDIDNYHLHDLTQKTERYINRKIRHLVLTRYEFETFSKGLATRPHLLIWEK; encoded by the coding sequence ATGAATAACACCCTTTTTTCCGGCATCATTCAGTCAAAACTGAAAATAAAGCTGCTGCTGCGCTTTTTCATGAACCCGGATACCCGGACATACCTGCGACAGCTTTCCGATGAATTCAATGTATCTTCCAATGCAGTGCGGTCCGAATTGAACCACCTGTCCGGCAGCGACCTGATCACGGCGGAAAAACAGGGCAGAAAAATCTGGTACAAAGCCAACCCAAAGCACCCGCTGTTTCCGGAACTGGGCTCCATGGCCAAAAAAGTACTGGGCGTGGACCAGGTCATTGACAGCATCATCACCCGCCTGGGCAACCTGGAACAGGCCTATCTGCTGGATGATTATGCGGCAGGCAAAGACACCGGCATTATCGACCTGCTGCTGGTGGGAGACATCGACAACTACCACCTGCACGACCTGACCCAAAAAACCGAGCGCTACATCAACCGCAAGATCCGGCACCTGGTCCTGACCCGGTACGAATTTGAAACCTTTTCAAAAGGCCTGGCTACCAGACCCCATCTGCTGATCTGGGAAAAGTAG